The following nucleotide sequence is from Candidatus Margulisiibacteriota bacterium.
AGTGCCGGCAGACAGAGGCAGAGCAAGAGTGATAAGCAAAATAGTTTTTTCATCTTTTCCTCATTAATAGCTTTAATAGCTTGCCTGTCGGCAGGGTGTTGATAACACTCTTCTTTTCCAGCCAGCCGCGACGGGCGGTCATCACTCCGTATTTCATAGACTTGAGCTGGATAGGGGAATGCGAATCAGTGTCTATCGCCAGGTCGACCCCGATTTCCCTGGCCCTCAGGGCGTGAATGTCAGAGAGATCGAGGCGCTCCGGGTAGGCGTTGATCTCCAATACAGTGCCGGTCCGCTTTGCCGCCTGAAGGACCGCTTCAATATCAACTTCGTACGGTCCTCTCTTGCCGATCAGCCGGCCGGTCGGGTGGGCCAGGATATTAACATATTTGTTTTCCAGCGCTTTGATGATCCGTTTGGTCATCTTGCTCTTCTCCATCTTAAAATTTGAGTGGATAGCGGCAATAACAACTTCAGCCTGTTTTAAAACCTTATCAGAGAAATCAAGGGTCCCGTCAGGCAGAATGTCGACCTCAACCCCCTTGAGAACGCGAAAACCCTTGAGTCTTTTGTTTATTCTGTCGATCTCTCCCAGTTCCTTTAAAAACTCTTTTTCGGTCTGGCCTCCGGCGACCCGGGTCGATCGGGTGTGGTCGGTGATGGCAATATATTCGTAGCCCAACTGTTTGGCCGCTGCCGCCATTTCTTCGATCGTGCTGGAGCCGTCGGAATGGTTGGAGTGCATCTGCAGATCGCCGCGGATATCACTAAGCTCGATCAGCCTGGGGATCCGGTGCTTGGCGGCTGCCGCAAATTCTCCCCGCATTTCGCGAAGTTCCGGAGGGATGAATTGCAGGCCAAACTTGCTGAACATCTCTTTTTCGGTCGTTCCGCCGATCTGCCTGCCCGCGGCGTTGAAAATCCCGTATTCGCTGACTTTCCACCCTTTTTTCTGAGCAAGCTGGCGGATATAAATGTTGTGTGCTTTGCAGCCGGTGAAGTAGTGGGCGGCGGCGCCAAAACTTTTATTTGGAACGACCCGAAGGTCGGCTTGCATCCCGTTCTTTAAAACAACCGAGGCTTTGGTCTCACCTTTGGCCAGGGTCCGCTCAACCTGCGGGAGGGAGGTGAATGCATCCATAACTTTTTCCGGCTTTTTGGAAGTGACGAGGAAGTCAAGGTCGCCGATCGTCTCCTGGCGGCGGCGCAAACTTCCGGCAGGGAGCAGCTGGTCGACCTCTTTAAAGTTTTTCAGTTCGGAGACGATCGGTTCGGCATAGGCAAGCGCTTCGGAGAGGAGAAACCTC
It contains:
- the polX gene encoding DNA polymerase/3'-5' exonuclease PolX, whose product is MENSEIAKIFQEIAEFLELKQENPFKIRAYQKAAQNIEALSQDLADLYINEGIKGLQELPGIGKELSEKIESFIKTGKIDTYEKLRREFPKGFIELLNVPSLGPKTAMLLFRKFKIDSVAKLEKLAKAGKLQGIPGFGAKKEENLLKGIALKKKVKGRFLLSEALAYAEPIVSELKNFKEVDQLLPAGSLRRRQETIGDLDFLVTSKKPEKVMDAFTSLPQVERTLAKGETKASVVLKNGMQADLRVVPNKSFGAAAHYFTGCKAHNIYIRQLAQKKGWKVSEYGIFNAAGRQIGGTTEKEMFSKFGLQFIPPELREMRGEFAAAAKHRIPRLIELSDIRGDLQMHSNHSDGSSTIEEMAAAAKQLGYEYIAITDHTRSTRVAGGQTEKEFLKELGEIDRINKRLKGFRVLKGVEVDILPDGTLDFSDKVLKQAEVVIAAIHSNFKMEKSKMTKRIIKALENKYVNILAHPTGRLIGKRGPYEVDIEAVLQAAKRTGTVLEINAYPERLDLSDIHALRAREIGVDLAIDTDSHSPIQLKSMKYGVMTARRGWLEKKSVINTLPTGKLLKLLMRKR